From a single Centropristis striata isolate RG_2023a ecotype Rhode Island chromosome 14, C.striata_1.0, whole genome shotgun sequence genomic region:
- the oscp1a gene encoding protein OSCP1a, with the protein MSVRTLPLVFINLGGEMLYILDQRLQALNTSEDNSEKVMNDIIGTMFSKDFMDELLKPQQLYSHRTLKTVLTRIAHASIMRLNPASMDRLYELMVMAFKYQVFLCPRPKDLLLITYNHIDTIREFVKDTPVLVHQVDETHRKIIEVYSFLPEGEFQLLRQTLLIFFQDMHVRVSLFLKNQVQNPNGRFALPPSGPVPHGIEVPGLIRTFDRKGREVRRSEFPTGGSYTSAVRKGCFELHGARVLQLGLNMYTVNHPEETHTSKASSVKTDDSPNLLAKEELNLLARLMGSMKAESVPKTETGFRINLFTTDQEEEEAGASGGAEESSFAVINIQAMQDEQAASELARIAGQFAEGDESPKDQSSSKGDDLLAMMDDL; encoded by the exons ATGTCTGTGAGAACTCTGCCTCTGGTTTTCATTAATCTTGGTGGCGAGATGCTTTACATACTGGATCAACGCCTGCAAGCTCTCAACACATCTGAGGACAATTCAGAGAAAG TTATGAATGACATTATCGGGACCATGTTTAGTAAAGACTTTATGGACGAACTTCTCAAACCTCAGCAACTGTACTCTCACCGGACGCTGAAAACAGTCCTAACTCGGATAGCGCACGCCTCCATCATGAGGCTGAACCCGGCCAGCATGGACAGG cTCTACGAGCTGATGGTTATGGCATTCAAATATCAGGTCTTCCTTTGCCCACGGCCTAAAGACTTGCTGCTCATCACTTACAATCACATAGATACCATCAGGGAGTTTGTTAAAGACACTCCCGTGCTCGTGCACCAAGTCGACGAGACGCATAGGAAGATCATTGAG GTATACTCATTTTTACCGGAAGGTGAATTCCAGCTCCTTAGACAAACACTGCTCATATTTTTCCAAGACATGCATGTCCGC GTGTCACTTTTCCTCAAAAATCAAGTGCAGAATCCCAACGGACGCTTTGCTCTGCCGCCGTCAGGCCCGGTGCCTCATGGGATCGAAGTTCCCGGGCTCATTAG GACGTTTGACAGAAAGGGCAGAGAAGTGAGACGCAGCGAGTTCCCCACAGGAGGAAGTTACACCAGCGCCGTCAGAAAGGGATGCTTCGAGCTGCATGGAGCCCGAGTCCTCCAACTGGGCCTGAACAT gtacactGTGAACCATCCAGAGGAGACACACACATCAAAGGCTTCTTCTGTCAAG ACAGACGACTCTCCCAACCTGCTGGCCAAAGAGGAGCTGAACCTGCTGGCTCGTCTGATGGGCAGCATGAAGGCTGAGAGTGTTCCCAAAACTGAAACCGGTTTCAGGATCAACCTGTTTACTAcagaccaggaggaggaggaggc GGGAGCTTCAGGTGGAGCGGAGGAGTCCTCGTTTGCAGTGATAAATATTCAGGCGATGCAG GATGAGCAGGCTGCGTCTGAGCTCGCTCGAATCGCCGGACAGTTTGCAGAAGGAGACGAGTCGCCTAAAGATCAGAGCAGCAGCAAAGGAGACGACCTGCTGGCCATGATGGACGACCTCTGA
- the lsm10 gene encoding U7 snRNA-associated Sm-like protein LSm10 — protein sequence MASMESEGTGSGVPGVPVADVINSIRERSIIENSMVVLLQGLQGQVTTVDLRDESTARGRVVNVDAYMNVRLADVLYRDRRGKLTRLQDLFITGRNVRYVHIPDHMDIMKTIESQLAKIHRVRNFGGGRKEYAKTK from the coding sequence ATGGCGTCCATGGAGTCCGAGGGGACTGGATCCGGGGTGCCCGGGGTGCCTGTTGCTGACGTCATCAACTCCATCCGGGAGCGCTCCATCATAGAGAACAGCAtggtggtgctgctgcaggGCCTGCAGGGACAGGTGACCACGGTGGACCTGAGGGACGAGAGCACAGCACGGGGCCGCGTGGTCAACGTGGACGCCTACATGAATGTTCGTCTGGCGGATGTGCTGTACCGGGACAGACGCGGTAAGCTCACCCGGCTGCAGGACCTGTTCATCACGGGCAGGAACGTCCGCTACGTCCACATCCCAGACCACATGGATATAATGAAGACCATCGAGAGCCAGCTGGCCAAGATCCACAGAGTCCGCAACTTTGGAGGAGGCAGAAAAGAGTACgccaagacaaaataa